One Acetobacterium sp. KB-1 DNA segment encodes these proteins:
- a CDS encoding guanosine polyphosphate pyrophosphohydrolase — MKKLNDYLYSGDTVLKILQRYSEDLKQSAKETNNQIDLLHCNFLLQIAELLQHNDFLTSQSQRIREFYKLMANEYPFLPFTFKGRIKSLIRAEAKFNGYIVEYIYEYYIKHGNYPSLPKLKNAINCFRDLIAYRIVISLPKCHLKEGEIRADEEIKYLYDVANQLPGFLEERGFTAELSSLKDQKKSPLLKENISPYYRDYIANSEPNGYRSLHITFYDNIARCYVEVQLRTKEMDDFAEIGPANHLGYEKRQESERARRDAIPKGENIYFDDAYERGILLQQLELSKLDVNMFSAMDNSLINDGCGLYRGRLILPYEHLSRFQYDLVD; from the coding sequence GTGAAAAAATTAAATGATTACTTATACTCAGGCGATACCGTTCTTAAGATTTTACAGCGATATTCAGAGGATTTAAAACAGTCAGCGAAAGAAACGAATAATCAGATTGATCTGTTGCATTGTAATTTTCTGCTTCAAATTGCGGAACTTTTGCAGCACAACGATTTCCTGACTTCGCAGTCTCAGCGGATTCGGGAATTCTATAAACTGATGGCAAATGAATATCCTTTTCTTCCATTTACTTTTAAGGGCCGAATTAAATCCCTGATCCGCGCGGAAGCAAAATTTAACGGATATATTGTGGAATACATTTACGAATATTATATCAAACACGGCAATTACCCTTCGCTTCCGAAGCTAAAGAACGCAATAAATTGTTTTCGGGATCTAATTGCTTACAGGATTGTGATTTCGCTTCCAAAATGTCATCTGAAAGAAGGGGAGATTCGTGCGGATGAAGAAATAAAATATCTCTATGATGTAGCCAACCAGTTGCCTGGTTTTCTGGAGGAACGCGGATTTACCGCAGAGCTGTCGTCATTAAAAGATCAGAAAAAATCGCCCTTGTTAAAAGAGAACATCAGCCCGTATTATCGGGATTATATTGCTAATTCAGAGCCTAATGGCTATCGCTCACTGCATATAACATTTTATGATAACATTGCCCGTTGCTATGTGGAAGTACAACTTCGGACAAAAGAAATGGACGATTTTGCTGAGATTGGTCCTGCTAATCATTTAGGTTACGAAAAACGGCAAGAAAGTGAAAGAGCCAGGCGCGATGCAATTCCCAAAGGGGAAAATATTTATTTTGATGATGCCTATGAAAGAGGGATTCTCCTACAGCAACTTGAATTATCAAAATTAGACGTGAATATGTTTTCAGCAATGGATAATTCCCTGATCAACGATGGCTGTGGCCTCTACCGCGGAAGACTGATCCTTCCGTATGAGCATCTGTCAAGATTCCAGTATGATCTTGTTGATTAG
- a CDS encoding methyl-accepting chemotaxis protein — translation MNKFNRKSIGNKVTSLVLAFVAMALLLIGITVITLSIYTENKQIEERMNLQLDSTINQVEQTLGNHSDVVRSLGKTIGVTGNQMTTEAYSDLITQYIGLNDDTYGAGVWYEYNCYRTEQKYFGPYAYRDGANITFDAALFSTEEYDYPNQEWYVNGKSANGEIAWSAPFKDETLGISMVTATSAFYDSGRKLQGTVTGDIDLSSLQKLVSEIKVGETGRAFLVDQTGLYIADQDTSKSMRVNLLDDTDESLSSLGERIISGETGSGVFTDSAGKNNIYYAPIPATGWTLAIMEPQSELNKPIMMLIYQLVGLFLLTLLILSIILMKLIKSMVNPIVLITELFRKAEIGDFDNEITNDIIKRQDELGMLGLSFKKLSENIQENIMTLEQISLGNLNVQVDVKSDKDVQSRSLIKVVENLKNLETEVEMLTQSAADGHLSIRGDAGKFQGKYRDIVVGVNNMLNTVVEPLNTSADYVNKISRGNIPEKIIATYHGDFNTIKENLNSCIDNINALVSDAEMLARAATDGQLEIKADATRHSGDFRKIIAGFNNTLSALLVPINEGRQVMNKMAVNDYTISMTGAYKGNMAEFAEEINRVHANLLNVSDAFVDISQGDASRLNDFVAIGKRSANDKLIPSIIATLTTIDNLIAESRNLAQAGINGKLEIRSDATKFAGGYRDIVAGFNQTLDSIEQPINEAVIVLEQMATGNLTQFMKGDYQGSYMIIKNSLNDTIRSFNEIIGNINNAADEVASGSKQVSFGSQALAQGATEQASSMEELNASITEVAVQTRDNAQNADQANQLTRIARQNVENGNTQMQQMLRSMEEINAASAKISNIIKVIDDIAFQTNILALNAAVEAARAGQQGKGFAVVAEEVRTLAGRSAEAAKETTELIGGSITKVSEGTVIANNTAESLTEILDGVTRVAVLVSKIDTASNEQNTSINQINIGIDRISQVVQTNSATAEESAAASEELYSQSEMLKNMVSKFELTKTKLEE, via the coding sequence ATGAATAAGTTTAACAGAAAGTCAATTGGAAATAAAGTAACATCATTAGTATTAGCATTTGTTGCAATGGCGTTACTATTAATCGGAATAACGGTTATTACTCTCAGCATTTATACTGAGAATAAACAAATAGAAGAACGCATGAACCTGCAACTCGACAGTACAATTAACCAAGTTGAACAAACCCTGGGTAACCACAGCGATGTTGTCCGCAGTTTGGGAAAGACCATTGGTGTAACCGGAAATCAAATGACAACCGAGGCGTATAGTGATCTTATCACCCAGTACATTGGCCTCAACGATGATACATATGGTGCTGGTGTCTGGTATGAATACAACTGCTATCGGACCGAGCAAAAATATTTTGGCCCATATGCATACCGGGATGGTGCGAACATTACCTTTGATGCAGCACTATTCAGCACCGAAGAATATGACTATCCTAATCAGGAATGGTATGTGAATGGCAAATCAGCCAATGGTGAAATTGCCTGGTCGGCGCCATTTAAAGATGAAACCCTGGGAATTTCCATGGTAACCGCTACTTCCGCATTTTACGACAGTGGCAGAAAATTACAGGGGACAGTCACCGGCGATATTGATTTAAGCAGTCTGCAGAAGCTTGTCAGTGAAATCAAAGTCGGTGAAACCGGCCGGGCCTTCCTCGTGGATCAAACCGGCCTTTACATTGCCGATCAGGATACTTCCAAAAGTATGCGTGTCAATCTTCTTGACGACACCGACGAAAGCCTTTCATCACTAGGAGAACGCATTATCAGCGGTGAAACCGGAAGCGGCGTTTTTACGGATAGTGCCGGAAAAAACAATATCTATTATGCACCCATTCCCGCAACCGGTTGGACACTGGCCATCATGGAACCCCAAAGCGAACTGAACAAACCGATTATGATGCTGATTTATCAGCTCGTTGGATTGTTTTTGCTGACCCTTCTTATCCTAAGCATTATCCTAATGAAATTGATTAAAAGCATGGTCAATCCCATCGTTTTAATTACCGAGCTCTTTCGTAAAGCGGAAATTGGAGATTTTGATAATGAAATTACCAATGACATCATCAAGCGTCAGGATGAGCTGGGCATGCTTGGTTTATCCTTCAAAAAATTATCAGAAAACATCCAGGAAAATATAATGACACTTGAACAGATCTCCTTGGGAAATCTCAACGTTCAGGTGGACGTGAAATCAGATAAGGATGTTCAATCCAGGAGTTTAATCAAAGTTGTGGAAAATCTGAAAAATCTGGAAACCGAGGTGGAGATGCTTACCCAATCAGCCGCCGATGGCCATTTATCGATCCGCGGCGATGCCGGCAAATTCCAGGGCAAGTACCGGGATATTGTGGTTGGCGTCAATAACATGTTAAATACCGTGGTCGAGCCCCTGAATACATCGGCAGACTACGTCAATAAAATCAGTCGCGGGAATATACCCGAAAAAATCATCGCCACCTATCATGGCGACTTTAATACCATTAAAGAAAACCTGAATTCCTGTATCGACAATATCAATGCCCTGGTGTCCGATGCCGAAATGCTGGCCCGGGCAGCTACCGACGGCCAACTGGAAATAAAGGCAGACGCTACCCGCCACAGCGGCGATTTCCGTAAAATCATCGCGGGCTTTAACAATACCTTGAGCGCCCTGTTGGTACCCATCAATGAGGGTCGCCAGGTGATGAATAAAATGGCTGTCAATGATTACACTATTTCCATGACCGGCGCCTATAAAGGCAATATGGCCGAGTTTGCCGAGGAAATCAACCGGGTTCATGCCAATCTGCTCAATGTTTCGGATGCCTTTGTCGATATTTCCCAAGGCGATGCCAGTCGGCTTAACGACTTTGTTGCCATTGGCAAGCGTTCCGCTAACGATAAGCTGATCCCATCGATCATTGCCACCCTGACCACCATTGACAATCTGATTGCAGAATCCCGAAATCTGGCTCAGGCCGGGATTAACGGTAAACTGGAAATCCGCAGTGATGCGACAAAATTCGCCGGCGGGTATCGGGATATCGTCGCGGGCTTCAACCAGACCCTGGATTCCATCGAACAGCCTATCAATGAGGCTGTCATCGTACTTGAACAGATGGCCACCGGTAATCTGACCCAATTCATGAAGGGCGATTATCAGGGCAGTTATATGATCATCAAAAACTCGCTGAATGATACCATCCGGTCATTTAATGAGATTATCGGCAATATCAATAATGCCGCCGATGAGGTCGCTTCCGGATCCAAACAGGTATCCTTCGGCAGTCAGGCCTTGGCTCAGGGCGCCACCGAGCAGGCCAGTTCCATGGAAGAACTCAATGCTTCCATCACCGAAGTTGCCGTTCAAACCAGAGATAACGCCCAAAATGCCGACCAGGCCAATCAGCTGACCCGTATCGCCCGGCAAAATGTCGAAAACGGCAACACCCAGATGCAGCAGATGCTTAGGTCAATGGAAGAAATCAATGCCGCCTCGGCTAAGATTTCGAACATCATCAAGGTCATCGATGATATCGCCTTCCAGACCAATATCCTGGCCTTGAATGCAGCGGTGGAAGCCGCCCGGGCAGGACAGCAGGGCAAGGGCTTTGCAGTGGTGGCCGAAGAGGTCCGAACTCTGGCGGGACGCAGTGCCGAAGCTGCCAAAGAAACCACCGAACTGATTGGAGGTTCCATTACCAAGGTTTCCGAGGGAACTGTCATTGCCAACAACACCGCTGAATCGCTCACAGAAATTCTAGACGGGGTTACTAGGGTTGCCGTACTGGTTAGTAAAATTGACACCGCTTCCAACGAGCAAAACACTTCCATCAACCAGATCAACATCGGTATCGATCGGATATCGCAGGTCGTTCAGACCAACTCAGCCACCGCCGAAGAAAGCGCCGCCGCCAGTGAAGAACTTTACAGCCAGTCGGAAATGCTTAAAAACATGGTCAGTAAATTCGAATTAACCAAGACAAAATTAGAGGAGTGA
- a CDS encoding PucR family transcriptional regulator: MSIMLADLFHSTQNTYQLQLIAGEAGLNRPIHWVQFTEDIATTDFLRGGELIITTGMSADSNTWLFDFITRLIHQKTCGLILNTGRYHFADDISEAVITLCTQCQFPLLTMPWKIHLATIMQDYCNRIFMQSYQEDRTTMAFSRLLLHPDEPESSLDTLNSLGYETNSSYLVIVGESPEIPPRLIERLRQIGTRSYFFSLREAFVQIFQNPDVTALMEVLSSFDASPQSRPEAPVCFGSGTLTDSLLTLNTSYQQSLFALGVAQKQHLRQVSFNDLGLFKVFFALPGQAILATMAAESLSLLEAQDARSQSNLSETLRLYLEHDGSIQAVADASFTHRNTINYRMKKIRQLLKTDLLTMEEKFNLLLAFKIKDYLAL, encoded by the coding sequence ATGTCGATTATGTTAGCCGATTTATTCCATTCCACCCAAAACACCTATCAGCTCCAGCTAATCGCTGGAGAAGCTGGCCTGAACAGGCCCATCCATTGGGTCCAATTTACTGAGGATATTGCCACCACCGATTTTTTAAGAGGTGGTGAGCTAATTATCACCACCGGTATGAGCGCCGACAGCAACACCTGGCTCTTTGATTTTATCACCCGACTAATCCATCAGAAAACCTGCGGCCTGATTCTCAATACCGGACGCTATCATTTTGCGGATGATATCTCCGAAGCGGTCATCACTTTGTGTACCCAGTGTCAGTTCCCACTGTTAACAATGCCCTGGAAAATCCACCTCGCTACCATTATGCAGGATTACTGCAACCGGATTTTTATGCAGTCCTACCAGGAAGACCGGACCACCATGGCGTTTTCCCGGCTGCTGCTGCACCCCGACGAACCGGAATCGAGCCTTGACACCTTAAATAGTTTGGGCTACGAAACCAATTCCTCCTACCTGGTAATCGTTGGTGAGTCTCCAGAAATTCCACCCCGACTGATTGAGCGGCTTAGACAAATTGGTACCCGATCCTATTTTTTTTCGCTCCGGGAAGCTTTTGTTCAAATTTTTCAAAATCCCGATGTTACCGCCCTGATGGAGGTGCTATCAAGCTTTGATGCTTCCCCTCAGTCTCGTCCCGAGGCACCGGTATGTTTTGGCAGTGGTACTCTGACTGACTCCCTGCTAACACTTAACACGAGCTATCAACAAAGTCTATTCGCCCTAGGAGTCGCCCAAAAGCAACATCTCCGACAAGTCAGTTTTAATGACCTGGGGTTGTTTAAAGTTTTTTTTGCACTTCCCGGCCAAGCCATCCTCGCCACCATGGCGGCCGAAAGCTTGAGTCTGCTAGAAGCTCAGGATGCCCGCAGCCAATCCAATCTGAGCGAAACCTTGCGGCTTTACCTGGAGCACGATGGTAGCATTCAGGCCGTGGCTGATGCGTCCTTCACCCATCGCAATACCATCAACTACCGAATGAAAAAAATCCGTCAGCTTTTAAAAACAGACCTCCTGACCATGGAAGAAAAGTTCAATCTACTACTTGCTTTTAAAATCAAAGATTATCTGGCACTGTAA
- a CDS encoding aspartate aminotransferase family protein: MLKNALPEIITKQVPGPKAAAIIARRGDAIPGAIKCVYPLVIDKGEGAMVEDVDGNHFVDWVGGVGVLNIGYSHPEVVAAVKAQTEKYFHGMFNIVTHEGYVKLAETMNAIVPVRGDEKMTFFANSGAEADENAVKIAKAFTKRPNIIVFSGAFHGRTMLTMTMTSKKAYAHGLGPFPDGIYRAQFPYLYRNPAGMKQEDAIDYYTESIYKVFEESSPAEHVAAIVVEPLQGEGGFIPAPLEWIKAVREICDEKGILLMADEVQTGFCRTGKMFASQYWQEVGVEPDIITTAKSIAAGLPLSAITARKEIMESVKGGTIGGTYCGNPVACAAALKVIEVMKRDRLDERACEISNTIFECFNKWKDSYDVIGDVRGMGAMVGIEFVKDRTTKEPYPELVSAIVNEAVQNGLIIESAGVYGNVIRFLAPLVITDDQLRAGLDIFEKAILKCV, encoded by the coding sequence ATGTTAAAAAACGCATTACCAGAAATAATTACCAAACAGGTGCCGGGGCCCAAGGCGGCGGCCATCATTGCCAGAAGAGGTGACGCCATTCCCGGTGCCATCAAATGTGTTTATCCGTTAGTTATCGACAAGGGCGAAGGGGCCATGGTCGAAGACGTTGACGGTAATCACTTTGTGGACTGGGTTGGCGGTGTGGGAGTGCTAAATATCGGTTATTCCCATCCTGAAGTAGTAGCAGCGGTGAAAGCCCAAACGGAAAAGTATTTTCATGGGATGTTTAATATCGTTACCCATGAAGGGTATGTCAAGCTGGCTGAAACCATGAATGCCATTGTACCGGTCCGGGGCGACGAAAAGATGACTTTTTTTGCTAACAGTGGTGCTGAAGCGGATGAGAACGCCGTAAAAATCGCTAAAGCTTTTACCAAACGGCCCAATATTATTGTTTTTTCCGGAGCTTTTCACGGGCGCACCATGCTGACCATGACGATGACATCAAAAAAAGCGTATGCCCATGGTTTGGGACCATTTCCTGATGGTATTTACCGGGCTCAGTTTCCCTATCTGTATCGAAACCCGGCCGGTATGAAGCAAGAGGACGCCATCGACTATTATACCGAAAGTATCTATAAGGTGTTTGAGGAATCTTCACCTGCCGAACATGTGGCAGCTATTGTGGTGGAACCCCTCCAAGGTGAGGGTGGATTTATTCCCGCACCGCTGGAATGGATCAAAGCAGTCCGAGAAATCTGTGATGAAAAGGGAATCTTATTAATGGCTGATGAGGTGCAAACTGGATTCTGCCGCACCGGAAAGATGTTTGCTTCACAGTACTGGCAAGAAGTTGGCGTGGAACCGGATATTATTACGACGGCTAAATCAATCGCCGCTGGATTGCCACTTAGTGCCATCACTGCCAGAAAAGAAATTATGGAATCCGTAAAAGGTGGCACTATCGGGGGAACCTATTGTGGTAATCCCGTGGCCTGCGCCGCCGCCTTAAAAGTCATCGAAGTTATGAAACGGGATCGTCTGGATGAACGGGCTTGCGAAATCAGTAACACAATTTTTGAATGCTTTAATAAATGGAAAGACAGCTATGACGTGATTGGCGATGTCCGCGGCATGGGTGCCATGGTCGGGATTGAATTTGTCAAAGACCGGACCACCAAAGAACCCTACCCGGAACTGGTGTCGGCGATTGTCAATGAGGCAGTCCAAAATGGCCTGATCATCGAAAGTGCCGGTGTCTACGGTAATGTAATTCGTTTTCTGGCCCCGCTGGTCATCACTGACGATCAACTTCGGGCCGGCCTAGATATTTTTGAAAAAGCTATCTTAAAATGTGTGTAA
- a CDS encoding copper-translocating P-type ATPase yields MDKEDTSKNSKKDLSNEEVIRDKHKTHQEHNDHQHHQEHKAILQKTDEHVHHQGHEEMNQIHDEERVPGAEKEHLHQHVSANGGHDNHNDHHAMMVADFRKRFFISLIITVPILLLSPMIQMFLGVNWRFFGDSYLLVGLSTILFIYGGKPFLTGARDELKKKTPAMMTLIALSITVAYIYSTLTVFFISGDDFFWELATLIVIMLLGHWIEMKSVMGASKALDELVKLMPEEAHRITENGETTDISVKQLKPGDSILVKPGEKIPIDGLVYDGKSAVNEAMITGESAPVEKEKGDQIVGGSINGEGILKFKVTHVGEETFLSQVLKLVREAQDSKSNTHRLADKAAKWLFYIAVTAGILTFLAWMFIAQDLNFAVTRAVTVIVISCPHALGLAVPLVTAVSTSIGAQKGLLIRDRAAFENARKVNTVVFDKTGTLTEGTFGITDIKAIGISQEELLLLAYSVESNSEHPIAQGIVNEGKKLNLKLKAVKDYQNLTGKGLKATVDGRDIRVVSPGYMRSEAIAFDINHYEKLAQMGKTVIFVLDGDTLLGYLALSDIVRDTAREAVDTLKSMKVETILLTGDNQRVAAYVGNQLNIDTVIAEVLPQEKASKIDGLIKEGKIVAMTGDGVNDAPSLAKADLGIAIGAGTDVAIETADVILVRSNPLDVITILTLSKATYRKMIQNLIWATGYNMIALPLAAGVLYNQGIIINPAIGAALMSLSTVIVAINAKLLKID; encoded by the coding sequence ATGGATAAAGAAGATACAAGTAAGAATTCAAAGAAGGACTTATCAAACGAAGAAGTGATACGTGATAAACACAAAACCCATCAGGAGCATAATGACCATCAACATCATCAGGAACACAAGGCGATTTTACAAAAAACAGATGAACATGTGCATCATCAGGGTCATGAGGAAATGAATCAGATACATGACGAAGAACGGGTTCCCGGGGCGGAAAAAGAACATTTGCACCAGCATGTTTCAGCAAATGGAGGACATGATAACCACAATGATCACCATGCAATGATGGTGGCGGATTTCAGAAAAAGGTTTTTTATTTCTTTGATTATTACGGTCCCGATATTATTGTTATCACCCATGATCCAGATGTTTCTGGGTGTAAACTGGCGATTCTTCGGTGATTCTTATTTACTGGTTGGCCTTTCAACGATACTCTTTATTTATGGAGGTAAGCCTTTTCTTACAGGTGCCAGGGATGAGCTTAAAAAAAAGACGCCAGCAATGATGACGCTGATTGCCCTCTCCATAACGGTCGCCTATATTTATAGTACACTCACCGTATTTTTTATTAGCGGGGATGACTTCTTTTGGGAGCTCGCTACATTAATTGTCATTATGCTTTTAGGTCATTGGATTGAAATGAAATCCGTGATGGGAGCATCAAAGGCACTCGATGAACTGGTCAAGCTCATGCCAGAAGAAGCACACCGGATAACGGAGAACGGGGAAACCACGGATATTTCAGTAAAACAATTAAAGCCAGGGGATTCCATTCTGGTAAAGCCAGGCGAAAAGATACCGATTGATGGTTTAGTTTACGATGGAAAATCTGCCGTTAATGAAGCGATGATTACCGGAGAATCCGCCCCTGTTGAAAAGGAAAAGGGCGATCAGATCGTTGGTGGCTCCATCAATGGCGAGGGAATTCTAAAATTCAAGGTGACTCACGTTGGGGAAGAGACCTTCCTATCACAAGTATTAAAACTTGTTCGCGAAGCTCAGGATTCAAAATCGAATACCCATCGATTAGCAGACAAAGCAGCCAAGTGGTTATTCTATATCGCTGTGACTGCCGGAATATTGACTTTCTTAGCGTGGATGTTCATAGCACAAGATCTGAATTTTGCAGTCACACGGGCAGTCACCGTCATCGTAATTTCCTGTCCCCATGCATTAGGTTTGGCAGTTCCTCTGGTGACAGCAGTATCGACCAGTATCGGAGCTCAAAAAGGTCTCTTAATTAGAGATCGGGCAGCATTTGAAAACGCCCGAAAGGTAAATACTGTCGTTTTTGACAAGACCGGAACCTTGACCGAAGGTACCTTTGGGATTACCGATATCAAGGCCATTGGAATATCCCAAGAGGAACTTCTTTTACTTGCCTATTCAGTTGAATCAAACTCAGAACACCCCATTGCACAGGGCATTGTTAACGAAGGAAAAAAACTAAACCTTAAGCTTAAGGCAGTAAAAGATTATCAGAATCTGACGGGTAAAGGACTAAAAGCGACAGTGGATGGACGTGACATTAGGGTTGTGAGTCCAGGCTATATGCGATCGGAAGCGATAGCTTTTGATATAAACCATTATGAAAAACTTGCCCAAATGGGAAAAACAGTTATATTTGTATTAGATGGCGACACCCTCCTGGGCTATCTGGCACTATCCGACATTGTAAGAGATACCGCCAGAGAAGCTGTTGATACACTAAAGTCGATGAAGGTAGAAACCATCCTATTAACTGGGGACAATCAAAGAGTTGCGGCTTACGTAGGCAATCAACTGAACATCGATACCGTCATTGCGGAGGTATTGCCCCAAGAAAAAGCATCCAAAATTGATGGACTTATTAAAGAAGGCAAGATTGTTGCAATGACCGGTGACGGTGTGAATGATGCACCGTCGCTGGCAAAGGCAGATTTAGGGATCGCCATTGGAGCTGGAACAGATGTCGCCATTGAAACGGCGGATGTTATTCTGGTACGAAGTAATCCACTCGATGTGATAACGATTTTAACGCTTTCAAAAGCGACCTATCGAAAGATGATCCAAAATTTGATATGGGCTACAGGTTATAATATGATCGCGTTACCTTTAGCTGCAGGTGTCCTCTATAATCAAGGTATTATTATTAATCCGGCGATAGGGGCTGCGCTAATGTCATTAAGTACAGTCATTGTCGCAATCAATGCAAAACTACTAAAAATTGATTAA
- a CDS encoding diaminopropionate ammonia-lyase, which translates to MKSAISIISNPSLNPSLNQTLTAFLTPKAVAEVRRFHQSLPLYQPTPLLSLPELADKLELRHVFVKDESRRFGLNAFKGLGAAYAMATIIARHIKADESELNYQFLTTPAVRDQIKNLVFITATDGNHGKGVAWAASLFGCRAIILMPRGTRDCRAEAIRAINHTKVEITDLNYDDAVRLAAQLAEKNGYYLIQDTGFEGYEAIPNAITQGYTTMAGEALEQLSNLGIPKPSHIFLQAGVGSMAGGVLGYLAHYYQQHPPITTIVEPDTVACIYKSVQLGNGHPLAVGGNPETIMAGLNCGEPNPLTWPILRDFAAFYASCPDWVTELGMQTLAHPCGLDPAVVSGESGAVGLGLLVCLCQDKNLAALKQQLQLDRDSSVLLFSTEGNTDPDGYDAIVSRPVSI; encoded by the coding sequence ATGAAATCAGCAATCTCAATCATCTCTAATCCGTCCCTGAATCCATCATTAAATCAGACCTTAACCGCATTTTTGACCCCGAAAGCCGTCGCCGAAGTCCGCCGCTTTCATCAATCGCTGCCCCTGTATCAACCGACTCCGTTGCTTTCCCTGCCTGAACTTGCCGATAAATTGGAGCTGCGCCATGTTTTTGTCAAGGATGAATCCCGCCGCTTTGGGCTTAACGCCTTCAAAGGCCTGGGGGCCGCCTATGCTATGGCCACCATCATTGCCCGACATATCAAAGCCGACGAAAGCGAGCTTAATTATCAGTTCCTGACGACCCCGGCAGTGCGTGATCAGATTAAAAATCTGGTTTTTATTACCGCCACCGATGGCAATCACGGCAAGGGCGTGGCGTGGGCCGCTTCTCTTTTTGGCTGTCGGGCCATTATACTGATGCCCCGAGGTACTCGTGATTGCCGGGCCGAAGCCATCCGGGCCATCAATCATACCAAGGTAGAAATCACCGACCTAAACTACGATGATGCCGTTCGCCTGGCTGCTCAGTTGGCTGAGAAAAATGGCTATTATCTGATTCAGGACACCGGTTTTGAAGGCTATGAAGCGATTCCTAACGCGATTACCCAAGGCTATACGACCATGGCTGGGGAGGCCTTGGAACAATTGTCTAACCTCGGCATTCCAAAACCCAGTCATATCTTTCTACAGGCCGGAGTAGGCTCTATGGCTGGCGGGGTACTGGGTTATCTGGCCCATTATTACCAACAGCATCCACCGATTACCACCATTGTGGAACCCGATACTGTCGCCTGCATTTACAAATCAGTTCAGCTGGGCAATGGCCACCCCTTGGCTGTTGGCGGTAACCCGGAAACAATTATGGCCGGATTAAACTGTGGGGAACCCAACCCCCTGACCTGGCCAATCCTGAGAGACTTTGCCGCCTTTTATGCCAGCTGCCCGGACTGGGTAACAGAACTGGGGATGCAGACTCTGGCTCACCCCTGCGGTTTGGACCCTGCTGTTGTTTCTGGTGAATCTGGTGCCGTGGGATTGGGACTACTGGTTTGCTTGTGTCAAGATAAAAATCTGGCAGCGTTAAAACAGCAGCTTCAGCTCGATCGTGATTCAAGTGTCCTGCTTTTTAGCACCGAAGGCAATACCGATCCGGACGGGTATGATGCCATTGTTAGTCGGCCCGTATCGATTTAG